One part of the Glycine soja cultivar W05 chromosome 11, ASM419377v2, whole genome shotgun sequence genome encodes these proteins:
- the LOC114376197 gene encoding uncharacterized protein LOC114376197 isoform X6 — protein MWREIEDEQVVRQVQGRPGEVQRSDGLVVDLSQENLPDSSNQREEHMIEDAVLGENDSETWSQSQNEFHDEQEELNNSSRENSSDFGVVERERVRQIFREWMNSGPRDHASNHSQGNNSRGEWLGETEQERVSAIREWVQMSSQQRGVSSGESREEQSSEIGTQIECVRDGFVVNQNEGQHQTEHTRRGIRKLRGRQVFLDMLKKAEMERQREVQELLNHRVVSHFPHRNRIQALLRGRFLRNDRSIDNNKSTSIAESELGLLRQKQTVSGLREGFVFRKDNFGCSQATSNTSDTSSEDDIDVNTIEETGASSSQAVPTVHSQQSEPNNRVSDGLEISGDQICSQGTICENLDRQGSSAHVETRDLESSSSTRFEREDGTGGNVDTMPTEDPSNGLTQPSLQIEDTDQGNMHELSEVHTEQSQRGDIINDESDIVDDVDLIESIALEGEQQEEVIIENDGSVWHQSVDDNQLGSTTNEWPQNILGGEDGENSRMQEQEAPEVWQEDGGFQEAVEIWLGGPSDNEVAPVGRIHGFYFPEDDNVYSVELRELLSRRSVSNLLGSSFRESLDQLIQSYVERQGHAHVEWELQETTPSPLAEQVSRQHSRDPIVSPQATVNSSLDRPLPPTPPPQPLWDRHSRHDNWSQSDINNQRLGIVRSFAGHNCFSLADEWDIVNDLRIDMVRLQQRMNNMQRMLEACMDMQLELQRSIRQEVSAALNRSTGSSDDQVEFITGIHDGVSTDDKSKWECVRKGLCCICCESNIDSLLYRCGHMCTCSKCANDLLQSRRKCPMCQAPVVEVIRAYSIQ, from the exons ATGTGGCGAGAGATTGAAGATGAGCAGGTAGTCAGACAAGTTCAAGGAAGACCCGGGGAGGTACAAAGGAGTGATGGGTTGGTTGTGGACCTCTCACAGGAAAATTTGCCCGACAGCAGCAACCAGAGGGAAGAGCATATGATAGAGGATGCAGTTTTGGGTGAGAATGATTCTGAAACCTggtcacaaagtcagaatgagTTCCATGATGAACAGGAGGAATTAAACAATTCTAGCCGTGAAAACTCCTCTGATTTTGGAGTAGTTGAAAGGGAAAGAGTGAGGCAAATATTCAGGGAATGGATGAATAGTGGTCCTAGGGATCATGCATCAAATCATTCCCAAGGAAATAATTCAAGGGGAGAATGGCTTGGGGAAACTGAGCAGGAAAGGGTGAGTGCCATAAGGGAGTGGGTACAGATGAGCAGCCAGCAGAGAGGCGTTTCTTCTGGGGAAAGTAGGGAAGAACAATCTTCTGAAATTGGTACCCAAATCGAATGCGTTCGTGATGGATTTGTTGTTAATCAGAATGAGGGCCAACACCAAACTGAGCATACACGGCGGGGAATCCGTAAATTACGTGGTCGACAGGTGTTTCTTGATATGCTTAAGAAAGCTGAGATGGAAAggcaaagagaagttcaagaaTTGTTGAACCATCGAGTTGTATCTCATTTTCCCCATCGCAATCGCATACAG gCCTTGCTTAGAGGCAGGTTCTTGAGAAATGACAGATCGATTGATAATAACAAGTCCACTTCCATTGCAGAAAGTGAATTAGGCTTATTGAGACAAAAGCAGACTGTATCAGGTCTAAG GGAAGGTTTCGTTTTTAGAAAGGACAATTTTGGTTGCAGTCAAGCAACCAGTAACACATCTGATACCTCATCTGAGGACGATATTGATGTTAATACTATTGAAGAAACTGGAGCTAGCAGCTCACAAGCAGTCCCAACTGTACATTCTCAACAATCTGAACCTAATAACAGGGTAAGTGACGGACTTGAGATATCAGGTGATCAGATTTGTTCACAAGGAACCATTTGTGAGAATTTAGATCGGCAAGGCTCTTCTGCTCATGTGGAAACAAGAGATTTGGAATCATCTTCTAGTACCAGGTTTGAAAGAGAAGATGGCACTGGAGGAAATGTTGATACGATGCCAACTGAAGATCCTTCTAATGGCCTTACTCAACCAAGCTTGCAAATTGAAGATACAGACCAAGGCAATATGCATGAGTTAAGTGAGGTACATACTGAGCAATCTCAGCGGGGTGATATAATTAATGATGAAAGCGATATAGTTGATGATGTAGATTTGATTGAATCTATTGCTCTGGAAGGGGAGCAACAGGAAGAAGTTATTATTGAAAATGACGGAAGTGTCTGGCATCAAAGTGTGGATGATAATCAGCTCGGTAGCACAACAAATGAATGGCCCCAAAACATATTGGGAGGTGAAGATGGAGAAAATTCTCGTATGCAGGAGCAAGAAGCCCCTGAAGTGTGGCAAGAGGATGGTGGCTTTCAAGAAGCTGTGGAAATTTGGTTAGGAGGACCATCTGATAATGAAGTAGCTCCAGTTGGTAGAATTCATGGATTTTATTTTCCTGAAGATGACAATGTATACAGTGTTGAGCTCAGGGAATTGCTAAGTAG GAGAAGTGTCTCAAACCTCCTTGGCAGCAGTTTTCGTGAAAGTCTTGACCAGTTAATACAATCATATGTTGAAAGGCAAGGTCATGCTCACGTTGAATGGGAGCTGCAAGAGACAACCCCTTCCCCCTTGGCAGAACAAGTCTCACGGCAACACAGTAGGGATCCAATAGTTAGTCCTCAGGCTACTGTTAATAGCTCACTTGACCGACCCTTGCCACCAACACCTCCGCCTCAGCCTTTATGGGATCGGCACTCACGTCATGACAATTGGTCACAGAGTGACATAAATAATCAGCGCTTAGGAATTGTGCGTTCATTTGCAGGACATAACTGCTTTTCTTTAGCTGAT GAGTGGGATATTGTTAATGACTTGAGAATTGACATGGTTAGGCTACAGCAAAGGATGAATAATATGCAGAGAATGCTGGAGGCCTGTATGGATATGCAACTTGAGTTGCAACGCTCAATAAGACAAGAAGTCTCTGCAGCCCTAAATCGCTCAACTGGTTCATCAG ATGACCAAGTGGAATTCATCACAGGAATACATGACGGTGTTTCAACAGACGATAAATCTAAATGGGAATGTGTGAGGAAAGGACTTTGCTGTATATGCTGCGAAAGCAATATTGATTCTTTGTTGTACAG ATGTGGGCACATGTGCACATGTTCAAAATGTGCTAATGATTTGCTCCAAAGTAGAAGAAAGTGTCCAATGTGTCAAGCACCAGTGGTGGAAGTGATACGAGCTTATTCTATACAATAG
- the LOC114376197 gene encoding uncharacterized protein LOC114376197 isoform X4, with product MEMESHSQPSGRQGDGGRGGTRSPSVLQMWREIEDEQVVRQVQGRPGEVQRSDGLVVDLSQENLPDSSNQREEHMIEDAVLGENDSETWSQSQNEFHDEQEELNNSSRENSSDFGVVERERVRQIFREWMNSGPRDHASNHSQGNNSRGEWLGETEQERVSAIREWVQMSSQQRGVSSGESREEQSSEIGTQIECVRDGFVVNQNEGQHQTEHTRRGIRKLRGRQVFLDMLKKAEMERQREVQELLNHRVVSHFPHRNRIQALLRGRFLRNDRSIDNNKSTSIAESELGLLRQKQTVSGLREGFVFRKDNFGCSQATSNTSDTSSEDDIDVNTIEETGASSSQAVPTVHSQQSEPNNRVSDGLEISGDQICSQGTICENLDRQGSSAHVETRDLESSSSTRFEREDGTGGNVDTMPTEDPSNGLTQPSLQIEDTDQGNMHELSEVHTEQSQRGDIINDESDIVDDVDLIESIALEGEQQEEVIIENDGSVWHQSVDDNQLGSTTNEWPQNILGGEDGENSRMQEQEAPEVWQEDGGFQEAVEIWLGGPSDNEVAPVGRIHGFYFPEDDNVYSVELRELLSRRSVSNLLGSSFRESLDQLIQSYVERQGHAHVEWELQETTPSPLAEQVSRQHSRDPIVSPQATVNSSLDRPLPPTPPPQPLWDRHSRHDNWSQSDINNQRLGIVRSFAGHNCFSLADEWDIVNDLRIDMVRLQQRMNNMQRMLEACMDMQLELQRSIRQEVSAALNRSTGSSDDQVEFITGIHDGVSTDDKSKWECVRKGLCCICCESNIDSLLYRCGHMCTCSKCANDLLQSRRKCPMCQAPVVEVIRAYSIQ from the exons ATGGAAAT GGAATCCCATTCCCAGCCATCTGGGAGGCAAGGAGATGGAGGGAGGGGAGGCACCCGGTCACCTTCGGTCTTGCAAATGTGGCGAGAGATTGAAGATGAGCAGGTAGTCAGACAAGTTCAAGGAAGACCCGGGGAGGTACAAAGGAGTGATGGGTTGGTTGTGGACCTCTCACAGGAAAATTTGCCCGACAGCAGCAACCAGAGGGAAGAGCATATGATAGAGGATGCAGTTTTGGGTGAGAATGATTCTGAAACCTggtcacaaagtcagaatgagTTCCATGATGAACAGGAGGAATTAAACAATTCTAGCCGTGAAAACTCCTCTGATTTTGGAGTAGTTGAAAGGGAAAGAGTGAGGCAAATATTCAGGGAATGGATGAATAGTGGTCCTAGGGATCATGCATCAAATCATTCCCAAGGAAATAATTCAAGGGGAGAATGGCTTGGGGAAACTGAGCAGGAAAGGGTGAGTGCCATAAGGGAGTGGGTACAGATGAGCAGCCAGCAGAGAGGCGTTTCTTCTGGGGAAAGTAGGGAAGAACAATCTTCTGAAATTGGTACCCAAATCGAATGCGTTCGTGATGGATTTGTTGTTAATCAGAATGAGGGCCAACACCAAACTGAGCATACACGGCGGGGAATCCGTAAATTACGTGGTCGACAGGTGTTTCTTGATATGCTTAAGAAAGCTGAGATGGAAAggcaaagagaagttcaagaaTTGTTGAACCATCGAGTTGTATCTCATTTTCCCCATCGCAATCGCATACAG gCCTTGCTTAGAGGCAGGTTCTTGAGAAATGACAGATCGATTGATAATAACAAGTCCACTTCCATTGCAGAAAGTGAATTAGGCTTATTGAGACAAAAGCAGACTGTATCAGGTCTAAG GGAAGGTTTCGTTTTTAGAAAGGACAATTTTGGTTGCAGTCAAGCAACCAGTAACACATCTGATACCTCATCTGAGGACGATATTGATGTTAATACTATTGAAGAAACTGGAGCTAGCAGCTCACAAGCAGTCCCAACTGTACATTCTCAACAATCTGAACCTAATAACAGGGTAAGTGACGGACTTGAGATATCAGGTGATCAGATTTGTTCACAAGGAACCATTTGTGAGAATTTAGATCGGCAAGGCTCTTCTGCTCATGTGGAAACAAGAGATTTGGAATCATCTTCTAGTACCAGGTTTGAAAGAGAAGATGGCACTGGAGGAAATGTTGATACGATGCCAACTGAAGATCCTTCTAATGGCCTTACTCAACCAAGCTTGCAAATTGAAGATACAGACCAAGGCAATATGCATGAGTTAAGTGAGGTACATACTGAGCAATCTCAGCGGGGTGATATAATTAATGATGAAAGCGATATAGTTGATGATGTAGATTTGATTGAATCTATTGCTCTGGAAGGGGAGCAACAGGAAGAAGTTATTATTGAAAATGACGGAAGTGTCTGGCATCAAAGTGTGGATGATAATCAGCTCGGTAGCACAACAAATGAATGGCCCCAAAACATATTGGGAGGTGAAGATGGAGAAAATTCTCGTATGCAGGAGCAAGAAGCCCCTGAAGTGTGGCAAGAGGATGGTGGCTTTCAAGAAGCTGTGGAAATTTGGTTAGGAGGACCATCTGATAATGAAGTAGCTCCAGTTGGTAGAATTCATGGATTTTATTTTCCTGAAGATGACAATGTATACAGTGTTGAGCTCAGGGAATTGCTAAGTAG GAGAAGTGTCTCAAACCTCCTTGGCAGCAGTTTTCGTGAAAGTCTTGACCAGTTAATACAATCATATGTTGAAAGGCAAGGTCATGCTCACGTTGAATGGGAGCTGCAAGAGACAACCCCTTCCCCCTTGGCAGAACAAGTCTCACGGCAACACAGTAGGGATCCAATAGTTAGTCCTCAGGCTACTGTTAATAGCTCACTTGACCGACCCTTGCCACCAACACCTCCGCCTCAGCCTTTATGGGATCGGCACTCACGTCATGACAATTGGTCACAGAGTGACATAAATAATCAGCGCTTAGGAATTGTGCGTTCATTTGCAGGACATAACTGCTTTTCTTTAGCTGAT GAGTGGGATATTGTTAATGACTTGAGAATTGACATGGTTAGGCTACAGCAAAGGATGAATAATATGCAGAGAATGCTGGAGGCCTGTATGGATATGCAACTTGAGTTGCAACGCTCAATAAGACAAGAAGTCTCTGCAGCCCTAAATCGCTCAACTGGTTCATCAG ATGACCAAGTGGAATTCATCACAGGAATACATGACGGTGTTTCAACAGACGATAAATCTAAATGGGAATGTGTGAGGAAAGGACTTTGCTGTATATGCTGCGAAAGCAATATTGATTCTTTGTTGTACAG ATGTGGGCACATGTGCACATGTTCAAAATGTGCTAATGATTTGCTCCAAAGTAGAAGAAAGTGTCCAATGTGTCAAGCACCAGTGGTGGAAGTGATACGAGCTTATTCTATACAATAG
- the LOC114376197 gene encoding uncharacterized protein LOC114376197 isoform X1 gives MAVAGVHNVTVLESTFLRESHSQPSGRQGDGGRGGTRSPSVLQMWREIEDEQVVRQVQGRPGEVQRSDGLVVDLSQENLPDSSNQREEHMIEDAVLGENDSETWSQSQNEFHDEQEELNNSSRENSSDFGVVERERVRQIFREWMNSGPRDHASNHSQGNNSRGEWLGETEQERVSAIREWVQMSSQQRGVSSGESREEQSSEIGTQIECVRDGFVVNQNEGQHQTEHTRRGIRKLRGRQVFLDMLKKAEMERQREVQELLNHRVVSHFPHRNRIQALLRGRFLRNDRSIDNNKSTSIAESELGLLRQKQTVSGLREGFVFRKDNFGCSQATSNTSDTSSEDDIDVNTIEETGASSSQAVPTVHSQQSEPNNRVSDGLEISGDQICSQGTICENLDRQGSSAHVETRDLESSSSTRFEREDGTGGNVDTMPTEDPSNGLTQPSLQIEDTDQGNMHELSEVHTEQSQRGDIINDESDIVDDVDLIESIALEGEQQEEVIIENDGSVWHQSVDDNQLGSTTNEWPQNILGGEDGENSRMQEQEAPEVWQEDGGFQEAVEIWLGGPSDNEVAPVGRIHGFYFPEDDNVYSVELRELLSRRSVSNLLGSSFRESLDQLIQSYVERQGHAHVEWELQETTPSPLAEQVSRQHSRDPIVSPQATVNSSLDRPLPPTPPPQPLWDRHSRHDNWSQSDINNQRLGIVRSFAGHNCFSLADEWDIVNDLRIDMVRLQQRMNNMQRMLEACMDMQLELQRSIRQEVSAALNRSTGSSDDQVEFITGIHDGVSTDDKSKWECVRKGLCCICCESNIDSLLYRCGHMCTCSKCANDLLQSRRKCPMCQAPVVEVIRAYSIQ, from the exons ATGGCAGTTGCTGGTGTGCATAATGTGACTGTGCTCGAATCTACTTTCCTAAGGGAATCCCATTCCCAGCCATCTGGGAGGCAAGGAGATGGAGGGAGGGGAGGCACCCGGTCACCTTCGGTCTTGCAAATGTGGCGAGAGATTGAAGATGAGCAGGTAGTCAGACAAGTTCAAGGAAGACCCGGGGAGGTACAAAGGAGTGATGGGTTGGTTGTGGACCTCTCACAGGAAAATTTGCCCGACAGCAGCAACCAGAGGGAAGAGCATATGATAGAGGATGCAGTTTTGGGTGAGAATGATTCTGAAACCTggtcacaaagtcagaatgagTTCCATGATGAACAGGAGGAATTAAACAATTCTAGCCGTGAAAACTCCTCTGATTTTGGAGTAGTTGAAAGGGAAAGAGTGAGGCAAATATTCAGGGAATGGATGAATAGTGGTCCTAGGGATCATGCATCAAATCATTCCCAAGGAAATAATTCAAGGGGAGAATGGCTTGGGGAAACTGAGCAGGAAAGGGTGAGTGCCATAAGGGAGTGGGTACAGATGAGCAGCCAGCAGAGAGGCGTTTCTTCTGGGGAAAGTAGGGAAGAACAATCTTCTGAAATTGGTACCCAAATCGAATGCGTTCGTGATGGATTTGTTGTTAATCAGAATGAGGGCCAACACCAAACTGAGCATACACGGCGGGGAATCCGTAAATTACGTGGTCGACAGGTGTTTCTTGATATGCTTAAGAAAGCTGAGATGGAAAggcaaagagaagttcaagaaTTGTTGAACCATCGAGTTGTATCTCATTTTCCCCATCGCAATCGCATACAG gCCTTGCTTAGAGGCAGGTTCTTGAGAAATGACAGATCGATTGATAATAACAAGTCCACTTCCATTGCAGAAAGTGAATTAGGCTTATTGAGACAAAAGCAGACTGTATCAGGTCTAAG GGAAGGTTTCGTTTTTAGAAAGGACAATTTTGGTTGCAGTCAAGCAACCAGTAACACATCTGATACCTCATCTGAGGACGATATTGATGTTAATACTATTGAAGAAACTGGAGCTAGCAGCTCACAAGCAGTCCCAACTGTACATTCTCAACAATCTGAACCTAATAACAGGGTAAGTGACGGACTTGAGATATCAGGTGATCAGATTTGTTCACAAGGAACCATTTGTGAGAATTTAGATCGGCAAGGCTCTTCTGCTCATGTGGAAACAAGAGATTTGGAATCATCTTCTAGTACCAGGTTTGAAAGAGAAGATGGCACTGGAGGAAATGTTGATACGATGCCAACTGAAGATCCTTCTAATGGCCTTACTCAACCAAGCTTGCAAATTGAAGATACAGACCAAGGCAATATGCATGAGTTAAGTGAGGTACATACTGAGCAATCTCAGCGGGGTGATATAATTAATGATGAAAGCGATATAGTTGATGATGTAGATTTGATTGAATCTATTGCTCTGGAAGGGGAGCAACAGGAAGAAGTTATTATTGAAAATGACGGAAGTGTCTGGCATCAAAGTGTGGATGATAATCAGCTCGGTAGCACAACAAATGAATGGCCCCAAAACATATTGGGAGGTGAAGATGGAGAAAATTCTCGTATGCAGGAGCAAGAAGCCCCTGAAGTGTGGCAAGAGGATGGTGGCTTTCAAGAAGCTGTGGAAATTTGGTTAGGAGGACCATCTGATAATGAAGTAGCTCCAGTTGGTAGAATTCATGGATTTTATTTTCCTGAAGATGACAATGTATACAGTGTTGAGCTCAGGGAATTGCTAAGTAG GAGAAGTGTCTCAAACCTCCTTGGCAGCAGTTTTCGTGAAAGTCTTGACCAGTTAATACAATCATATGTTGAAAGGCAAGGTCATGCTCACGTTGAATGGGAGCTGCAAGAGACAACCCCTTCCCCCTTGGCAGAACAAGTCTCACGGCAACACAGTAGGGATCCAATAGTTAGTCCTCAGGCTACTGTTAATAGCTCACTTGACCGACCCTTGCCACCAACACCTCCGCCTCAGCCTTTATGGGATCGGCACTCACGTCATGACAATTGGTCACAGAGTGACATAAATAATCAGCGCTTAGGAATTGTGCGTTCATTTGCAGGACATAACTGCTTTTCTTTAGCTGAT GAGTGGGATATTGTTAATGACTTGAGAATTGACATGGTTAGGCTACAGCAAAGGATGAATAATATGCAGAGAATGCTGGAGGCCTGTATGGATATGCAACTTGAGTTGCAACGCTCAATAAGACAAGAAGTCTCTGCAGCCCTAAATCGCTCAACTGGTTCATCAG ATGACCAAGTGGAATTCATCACAGGAATACATGACGGTGTTTCAACAGACGATAAATCTAAATGGGAATGTGTGAGGAAAGGACTTTGCTGTATATGCTGCGAAAGCAATATTGATTCTTTGTTGTACAG ATGTGGGCACATGTGCACATGTTCAAAATGTGCTAATGATTTGCTCCAAAGTAGAAGAAAGTGTCCAATGTGTCAAGCACCAGTGGTGGAAGTGATACGAGCTTATTCTATACAATAG
- the LOC114376197 gene encoding uncharacterized protein LOC114376197 isoform X5, with product MAVAGVHNVTVLESTFLRESHSQPSGRQGDGGRGGTRSPSVLQMWREIEDEQVVRQVQGRPGEVQRSDGLVVDLSQENLPDSSNQREEHMIEDAVLGENDSETWSQSQNEFHDEQEELNNSSRENSSDFGVVERERVRQIFREWMNSGPRDHASNHSQGNNSRGEWLGETEQERVSAIREWVQMSSQQRGVSSGESREEQSSEIGTQIECVRDGFVVNQNEGQHQTEHTRRGIRKLRGRQVFLDMLKKAEMERQREVQELLNHRVVSHFPHRNRIQALLRGRFLRNDRSIDNNKSTSIAESELGLLRQKQTVSGLREGFVFRKDNFGCSQATSNTSDTSSEDDIDVNTIEETGASSSQAVPTVHSQQSEPNNRVSDGLEISGDQICSQGTICENLDRQGSSAHVETRDLESSSSTRFEREDGTGGNVDTMPTEDPSNGLTQPSLQIEDTDQGNMHELSEVHTEQSQRGDIINDESDIVDDVDLIESIALEGEQQEEVIIENDGSVWHQSVDDNQLGSTTNEWPQNILGGEDGENSRMQEQEAPEVWQEDGGFQEAVEIWLGGPSDNEVAPVGRIHGFYFPEDDNVYSVELRELLSRRSVSNLLGSSFRESLDQLIQSYVERQGHAHVEWELQETTPSPLAEQVSRQHSRDPIVSPQATVNSSLDRPLPPTPPPQPLWDRHSRHDNWSQSDINNQRLGIEWDIVNDLRIDMVRLQQRMNNMQRMLEACMDMQLELQRSIRQEVSAALNRSTGSSGIHDGVSTDDKSKWECVRKGLCCICCESNIDSLLYRCGHMCTCSKCANDLLQSRRKCPMCQAPVVEVIRAYSIQ from the exons ATGGCAGTTGCTGGTGTGCATAATGTGACTGTGCTCGAATCTACTTTCCTAAGGGAATCCCATTCCCAGCCATCTGGGAGGCAAGGAGATGGAGGGAGGGGAGGCACCCGGTCACCTTCGGTCTTGCAAATGTGGCGAGAGATTGAAGATGAGCAGGTAGTCAGACAAGTTCAAGGAAGACCCGGGGAGGTACAAAGGAGTGATGGGTTGGTTGTGGACCTCTCACAGGAAAATTTGCCCGACAGCAGCAACCAGAGGGAAGAGCATATGATAGAGGATGCAGTTTTGGGTGAGAATGATTCTGAAACCTggtcacaaagtcagaatgagTTCCATGATGAACAGGAGGAATTAAACAATTCTAGCCGTGAAAACTCCTCTGATTTTGGAGTAGTTGAAAGGGAAAGAGTGAGGCAAATATTCAGGGAATGGATGAATAGTGGTCCTAGGGATCATGCATCAAATCATTCCCAAGGAAATAATTCAAGGGGAGAATGGCTTGGGGAAACTGAGCAGGAAAGGGTGAGTGCCATAAGGGAGTGGGTACAGATGAGCAGCCAGCAGAGAGGCGTTTCTTCTGGGGAAAGTAGGGAAGAACAATCTTCTGAAATTGGTACCCAAATCGAATGCGTTCGTGATGGATTTGTTGTTAATCAGAATGAGGGCCAACACCAAACTGAGCATACACGGCGGGGAATCCGTAAATTACGTGGTCGACAGGTGTTTCTTGATATGCTTAAGAAAGCTGAGATGGAAAggcaaagagaagttcaagaaTTGTTGAACCATCGAGTTGTATCTCATTTTCCCCATCGCAATCGCATACAG gCCTTGCTTAGAGGCAGGTTCTTGAGAAATGACAGATCGATTGATAATAACAAGTCCACTTCCATTGCAGAAAGTGAATTAGGCTTATTGAGACAAAAGCAGACTGTATCAGGTCTAAG GGAAGGTTTCGTTTTTAGAAAGGACAATTTTGGTTGCAGTCAAGCAACCAGTAACACATCTGATACCTCATCTGAGGACGATATTGATGTTAATACTATTGAAGAAACTGGAGCTAGCAGCTCACAAGCAGTCCCAACTGTACATTCTCAACAATCTGAACCTAATAACAGGGTAAGTGACGGACTTGAGATATCAGGTGATCAGATTTGTTCACAAGGAACCATTTGTGAGAATTTAGATCGGCAAGGCTCTTCTGCTCATGTGGAAACAAGAGATTTGGAATCATCTTCTAGTACCAGGTTTGAAAGAGAAGATGGCACTGGAGGAAATGTTGATACGATGCCAACTGAAGATCCTTCTAATGGCCTTACTCAACCAAGCTTGCAAATTGAAGATACAGACCAAGGCAATATGCATGAGTTAAGTGAGGTACATACTGAGCAATCTCAGCGGGGTGATATAATTAATGATGAAAGCGATATAGTTGATGATGTAGATTTGATTGAATCTATTGCTCTGGAAGGGGAGCAACAGGAAGAAGTTATTATTGAAAATGACGGAAGTGTCTGGCATCAAAGTGTGGATGATAATCAGCTCGGTAGCACAACAAATGAATGGCCCCAAAACATATTGGGAGGTGAAGATGGAGAAAATTCTCGTATGCAGGAGCAAGAAGCCCCTGAAGTGTGGCAAGAGGATGGTGGCTTTCAAGAAGCTGTGGAAATTTGGTTAGGAGGACCATCTGATAATGAAGTAGCTCCAGTTGGTAGAATTCATGGATTTTATTTTCCTGAAGATGACAATGTATACAGTGTTGAGCTCAGGGAATTGCTAAGTAG GAGAAGTGTCTCAAACCTCCTTGGCAGCAGTTTTCGTGAAAGTCTTGACCAGTTAATACAATCATATGTTGAAAGGCAAGGTCATGCTCACGTTGAATGGGAGCTGCAAGAGACAACCCCTTCCCCCTTGGCAGAACAAGTCTCACGGCAACACAGTAGGGATCCAATAGTTAGTCCTCAGGCTACTGTTAATAGCTCACTTGACCGACCCTTGCCACCAACACCTCCGCCTCAGCCTTTATGGGATCGGCACTCACGTCATGACAATTGGTCACAGAGTGACATAAATAATCAGCGCTTAGGAATT GAGTGGGATATTGTTAATGACTTGAGAATTGACATGGTTAGGCTACAGCAAAGGATGAATAATATGCAGAGAATGCTGGAGGCCTGTATGGATATGCAACTTGAGTTGCAACGCTCAATAAGACAAGAAGTCTCTGCAGCCCTAAATCGCTCAACTGGTTCATCAG GAATACATGACGGTGTTTCAACAGACGATAAATCTAAATGGGAATGTGTGAGGAAAGGACTTTGCTGTATATGCTGCGAAAGCAATATTGATTCTTTGTTGTACAG ATGTGGGCACATGTGCACATGTTCAAAATGTGCTAATGATTTGCTCCAAAGTAGAAGAAAGTGTCCAATGTGTCAAGCACCAGTGGTGGAAGTGATACGAGCTTATTCTATACAATAG